From a single Pirellulales bacterium genomic region:
- a CDS encoding type II secretion system F family protein produces MLFDRRAPTKPLAEFLRRLGMSLESGIDIRRALASEVNRSPASMRAEVESIEADVATGRTLAQGFDRCGEFFPPLARELVDVGEQSGHLPEVLKQLTEHYEQRMAMWKQFVGSITWPMVQFGIAIFVLGFLIWISGVIEGITRAKTDILGMGLTGTRGLVVYLVFLGAAAVGILCLYRSIMRGELWVAPIQRAIFKVPMLGQSLQTMAIARFAWTLHLTTHTALDVKKCLRLALKSTHHVEFTSQISAVEAGIQRGNEIHEVLAATHVFPSEFIHAVQVGEESGRLTESLGVVARQYQDESRRALAILTQFAGYAVWAVVAVLIILLIFRLFGSYVGAINQAVEMTMPHRK; encoded by the coding sequence ATGCTTTTCGATCGCCGCGCACCAACCAAGCCTCTCGCTGAATTTTTGCGGCGACTGGGAATGTCGCTGGAATCGGGCATTGACATTCGCCGCGCTCTGGCTAGCGAAGTGAACCGCTCGCCGGCGTCGATGCGGGCGGAGGTCGAGTCGATCGAGGCCGACGTTGCGACAGGACGGACGCTCGCTCAAGGATTCGATCGCTGCGGCGAATTCTTTCCGCCGCTAGCACGAGAACTCGTCGATGTCGGCGAGCAATCTGGGCATCTGCCTGAAGTTCTCAAGCAGCTCACCGAGCATTACGAACAGCGGATGGCGATGTGGAAGCAATTCGTCGGTAGCATCACCTGGCCGATGGTCCAATTCGGAATCGCGATATTCGTGCTCGGATTCTTGATTTGGATTTCCGGCGTCATCGAAGGTATCACTCGAGCAAAAACCGACATTTTAGGGATGGGCTTAACCGGTACACGAGGGTTGGTTGTGTATTTGGTATTTTTAGGAGCCGCGGCGGTTGGGATCTTGTGCCTGTACAGATCAATCATGCGCGGCGAACTGTGGGTCGCCCCCATTCAGCGAGCGATCTTCAAGGTGCCGATGCTCGGTCAATCGCTGCAGACGATGGCGATTGCCAGATTTGCTTGGACGCTACATCTGACGACGCACACAGCGCTCGATGTGAAAAAGTGTCTGCGATTGGCGCTCAAAAGCACTCATCATGTCGAATTCACCAGCCAGATTTCAGCAGTCGAGGCTGGAATTCAGCGCGGCAACGAGATCCACGAAGTTCTCGCGGCCACTCATGTCTTTCCATCCGAATTCATTCATGCCGTGCAAGTCGGGGAAGAGAGTGGGCGATTGACCGAAAGCCTGGGCGTTGTTGCCCGCCAGTACCAAGACGAATCGCGGCGGGCGCTTGCGATTTTGACTCAATTTGCCGGCTATGCCGTGTGGGCGGTCGTGGCGGTGCTGATCATCTTGCTGATTTTCAGGCTCTTTGGAAGTTACGTTGGAGCCATCAATCAGGCGGTAGAAATGACGATGCCTCACAGAAAATGA